Below is a window of Haloglycomyces albus DSM 45210 DNA.
GTCGCGGAGGCTCGTGCTGTGGGTCAAGTGGTGGAGGAAGTCGTTGGGGTCAACGGTGGAGTGGGCGACGGTGGACATGAGGCGTGCCAGGTGGTTGTCGGCATCGGCGGTGCGGGATTGGTGAATAGCTTCGTGTGCCAGGAGGCTTCTGCCGCTCAACCAGGTGGCTACAGCGACGATGGCGTAGGCGTGTCCAGCAGCGGTGTCGGTGAGGTGTCGGGCGACCCATATCCACGTGTCGGCGTCGCGCAACGCGCGCTGACGAGACGCTAGACGTTGGAGGGCGTGGCGGCGAAACGACTCGTCACTGACGGCGATGGCGTAGGCGGCGAACTGAGCGATCGTGTCGGGCCGAGGGAGCTGGCCGTCCCAGAGACGCTCGAGCAATACGGCGGCCTCATGGTGACGGTCAGTATCGAGCCCTTGAGTGGTGGTGCGGGCATGGCGCAGAAGGGCCGTCTCGGCAGCAATGGGGGCGCGATCGAAAGCACCGACCGGCTGCAGGGTGTCGATGAGCGATTGGCGACTATCCGCGACACTGGCGCCCTTGTCGATGGAGTGACACATCGCAACGGTCGAGTCGGGAAGTGGCTGCCCGCTCCATTGATCGGTGGGGATGCTGTGCCAGCAGCCTTTGCTGACGTAGCCGACCACCGGAGTGAAGATACCGGCGTCGTGGAGCCGTTCTTGCAGTACTGCAATGCTGACGTCGATGGCGTCGTCGTCGCTGTATCCGATGATGGCGACGTCGGTGATGGTGTTGGCAGTCAAATGCATGATCGTCGTGTCGGCGATCGCCGGGTCGCGGGCCTCATCGTGGGTCCGGGTCGTGGCGGTGTAGGCGATGGTCGTGCCACGCAGCGCGACGAGAGTGATTTGGTCATCGGGCCGGTAGCCGATCAGATAAGGAATCGTGGCGGCGATATCGGCGGGAGTGGACAGGGAAGGGCGAGACATACAGGTTTCCTCCTCATGAATCGAAAAAACGTGTGGCCCTCTATGGGCTGGTTGCTGATCCCGGCCACCCCCCCCCAGGGGGTGGCCGGCACGAAGGGGTTAGTCGCTGATGGTGATGTGGGTGTCTGGAAGGATGCTGGTAGAGAGGTCGATGAGGCTGTCAATTTCGGTATCGTGCAACGGCCTGTTGTGGCCGCCCGCTGTGCCGGTGAGGAGAGCGGGCCCGTGTACGCGTAGCGGTTGGGAGTAGGGTCCGTGGGTGGTGGCAGCGACGATGAGTGTGGCGGCGGCGTTAAACACCGGTGGCTGGTGGCTGTAATCGCCGTCAGTGTGGAGTATGAAGTTGCGGCCGAGGCGGATTGGCTTCACCCGCTCCACGCCCATGGCGGTGGCGATATCGGACAGGTCATCGAGTTCCTCATCGTCTAGGTGGCGAAATACCACTTCGGTGTCTTCTGCAGCGGGTAGAAACGCCACTGGCGCTTCGATGCGTGTGAGGACGTCACTGGTTGTTGGCTGACCGGCTGGGGTGGTTGAGGTGGTGGACATGGTGGCTCCTTATCGAAGTGGGTAGCAGT
It encodes the following:
- a CDS encoding DUF4192 family protein, yielding MSRPSLSTPADIAATIPYLIGYRPDDQITLVALRGTTIAYTATTRTHDEARDPAIADTTIMHLTANTITDVAIIGYSDDDAIDVSIAVLQERLHDAGIFTPVVGYVSKGCWHSIPTDQWSGQPLPDSTVAMCHSIDKGASVADSRQSLIDTLQPVGAFDRAPIAAETALLRHARTTTQGLDTDRHHEAAVLLERLWDGQLPRPDTIAQFAAYAIAVSDESFRRHALQRLASRQRALRDADTWIWVARHLTDTAAGHAYAIVAVATWLSGRSLLAHEAIHQSRTADADNHLARLMSTVAHSTVDPNDFLHHLTHSTSLRDAQ